From Brassica oleracea var. oleracea cultivar TO1000 chromosome C3, BOL, whole genome shotgun sequence, a single genomic window includes:
- the LOC106333571 gene encoding LOB domain-containing protein 16-like, translating to MATSGNSTTVGTGTPCGACKFLRRKCLSDCIFAPYFSSEQGAERFAAIHKVFGASNVSKLLLKVPIHDRCEAVVTIAYEAQARLHDPVYGCVSHIFSLQQQVAYLQAQVMQMKAHIAGHQTSAAEGTHQFATWQQTSGSPIDSAYSTPYNHHHHTHYGHINPNNPVSPQSSLEESFSNTSSDVTTTANVRETHQTGGGVYGQGELGFQEGLPNKKRSVRYCDSDLGELQALALRMMKN from the exons ATGGCAACTTCCGGTAACAGTACAACGGTAGGGACAGGTACACCGTGCGGCGCATGCAAGTTCCTGAGAAGGAAATGTTTATCAGATTGTATATTCGCACCTTACTTCTCATCCGAGCAGGGAGCAGAAAGATTCGCAGCTATTCATAAGGTGTTTGGAGCCAGCAACGTCTCTAAGCTCTTGCTTAAGGTCCCAATCCATGATCGATGTGAAGCTGTTGTCACCATCGCCTACGAAGCTCAGGCTCGTCTTCATGACCCTGTGTATGGCTGTGTCTCTCATATTTTCTCCCTCCAACAACAG GTGGCTTACTTGCAAGCACAAGTCATGCAAATGAAGGCACATATCGCCGGCCACCAGACGTCAGCCGCCGAAGGTACTCACCAATTCGCGACGTGGCAACAAACTAGTGGCTCACCGATCGATAGTGCGTACTCAACACCATATAACCATCACCATCATACTCACTACGGTCACATAAACCCTAATAATCCGGTCTCGCCACAGAGCTCGCTAGAAGAATCTTTCAGCAACACGAGCAGTGACGTCACAACTACAGCTAACGTGCGTGAGACTCATCAAACCGGAGGTGGCGTATACGGTCAGGGTGAGTTAGGGTTTCAGGAAGGATTACCTAACAAAAAGAGATCAGTGAGATATTGTGATAGCGATTTAGGTGAGCTTCAGGCTTTGGCTCTTAGAATGATGAAGAATTAA
- the LOC106329933 gene encoding MATH domain and coiled-coil domain-containing protein At2g42465-like → MLLKGEFDSVHKIFEKHPNIAIDFKPKDKGVKAAYMNLLLSLIETLRKPLRSFSETELSDAESQLNELTEAGFKLDWLKTRFEEIYLERKNADADKSRAQEVEERIKNLELTLSDLKVELEKEKAKSAADATLLSFDEIVLGQK, encoded by the exons ATGCTGTTAAAGGGTGAG TTTGATTCAGTGCACAAAATTTTCGAGAAACACCCAAACATTGCTATTGATTTCAAACCAAAGGACAAAGGTGTGAAAGCAGCATACATGAATCTTCTTCTCAGCCTCATCGAGACACTGCGCAAGCCTCTTCGTAGCTTTTCTGAGACTGAGCTAAGCGACGCTGAGAGCCAGTTGAATGAGCTAACAGAAGCTGGATTCAAACTGGATTGGTTAAAGACAAGGTTTGAGGAGATTTACTTGGAGAGAAAGAATGCAGATGCTGATAAATCAAGGGCCCAAGAAGTGGAGGAACGCATCAAGAACCTGGAGCTGACTTTGTCAGATCTCAAAGTTGAACTAGAAAAGGAGAAGGCTAAATCTGCTGCTGATGCTACGCTTTTGTCTTTTGACGAAATTGTTTTAGGTCAAAAATAA
- the LOC106329934 gene encoding MATH domain and coiled-coil domain-containing protein At2g42460-like, with the protein MEKAFRWEINNFSENKSVMKSDRFSSGGCEWYLCVYPKGKIVDDHLSLFLNVVNFRKLLPGWRRQASFSFVVLNQSGKVLHRTVEKGRLFCAEAPSWGNSKILPLTKLQEDGFLENNKLTIEVNIKVTKVADEGKSTENEIVVVHGFHVLNSQVVSVSNMFVKHPDVAVDIRSDIREVKTAYMNILLGLVQTLDKPPQSLSETELSNADSELSVLTDAGFKLDWLKSKLEEVSLKRKEPSSHLKVELDKEKIESTTAAPAPRVSPFECIDVLIKKFFLACFAGH; encoded by the exons ATGGAGAAGGCTTTCCGTTGGGAGATAAACAACTTTTCCGAAAATAAAAGTGTGATGAAGTCAGATCGTTTCTCAAGCGGCGGCTGCGAATG GTATCTTTGTGTTTATCCCAAGGGAAAAATTGTAGATGATCACTTGTCTCTATTCCTGAACGTTGTGAATTTTCGAAAACTGCTACCTGGATGGAGAAGACAAGCTAGTTTTAGTTTTGTTGTGTTGAATCAATCTGGCAAAGTTCTACATAGAACAGTTG AAAAAGGCAGATTGTTCTGTGCTGAGGCTCCAAGCTGGGGTAATTCCAAAATTTTGCCTCTTACCAAGCTTCAAGAAGATGGATTTTTGGAGAACAACAAACTAACCATTGAAGTCAACATTAAAGTAACTAAAGTTGCTGACGAAGGAAAATCAACTGAGAATGAGATTGTTGTTGTTCACGGTTTCCATGTTCTTAATAGTCAG GTTGTTTCAGTGAGCAACATGTTTGTGAAGCACCCAGACGTTGCGGTAGATATTAGATCAGATATCAGAGAGGTGAAGACAGCATACATGAATATTCTTCTCGGTCTAGTCCAGACACTAGACAAGCCTCCTCAGAGCTTGTCGGAGACTGAGCTAAGCAACGCTGACAGCGAGTTGAGCGTGCTAACTGATGCTGGCTTTAAGCTGGATTGGTTGAAGTCAAAGCTTGAGGAAGTTTCCTTGAAGAGGAAGGAACCATCTTCTCATCTCAAAGTTGAACTGGATAAGGAGAAGATCGAATCTACTACTGCTGCTCCTGCTCCAAGAGTTTCTCCGTTTGAGTGCATAGACGTTTTGATAAAGAAATTCTTTTTGGCTTGCTTCGCAGGACACTAA
- the LOC106336083 gene encoding copper methylamine oxidase-like, with product MASASQKTTPCAHHGASAPPPPKLLSAVESVLRPVDSIADTAKKPANKGISVTPRSETKHPLDPLSAAEISVAVATVRAAGANPEVRDSMRFIEVASVEPEKHVVALADAYFFPPFQPSLLPRTKAGPVIPMKLPPRRARLVVYNKTSNETSVWIVELSSVHAVTRGGHHRGRVVSSQVIPDVQPPMDAEEYAECEAIVKDFPPFIEAMKRRGIDDMDLVMVDPWCVGYHSEADAPSRRLAKPLIYCRTDSDCPMENGYARPVEGIYVLVDMQNMVVIEFEDRKFVPLPPPDPLRNYTPGESRGGVDRSDVKPLEIIQPEGPSFRVRGYFVEWQKWNFRIGFTPREGLVIHSVAYVDGSRGRRPVAHRLSFVEMVVPYGDPNEPHYRKNAFDAGEDGLGKNAHSLKKGCDCLGSIKYFDAHFTNFTGGVETIENCVCLHEEDHGILWKHQDWRTGLAEVRRSRRLTVSFFCTVANYEYGFYWHFYQDGKIEAEVKLTGILSLGALQPGETRKYGTTIAPGLYAPVHQHFFIARMDMSVDCKPGEAYNQVVEVNVKVDEPGENNIHNNAFYAEEKLLRSEAEATRDCDPFSARHWIVRNTRTVNRTGQLTGYKLVPGSNCLPLARPEAKFLRRAAFLKHNLWVTRYAPDEKFPGGEFPNQNPRAGEGLATWVKQNRSLEESDVVLWYVFGITHVPRLEDWPVMPVEHIGFTLMPHGFFNCSPAVDVPPNPACELDAKDSEVKEVVAPKPLQSGLLSKL from the exons ATGGCCTCAGCTTCGCAAAAGACGACGCCATGTGCTCACCACGGAGCCTCTGCTCCGCCTCCTCCGAAACTCCTCTCCGCTGTGGAGTCCGTACTCCGCCCTGTCGATTCGATCGCTGACACGGCCAAGAAACCTGCGAACAAAG GAATCTCTGTAACGCCAAGGTCGGAAACAAAGCACCCGTTGGATCCTCTATCTGCTGCAGAGATATCAGTTGCTGTGGCCACTGTTCGCGCCGCTGGTGCTAACCCTGAG GTTAGGGATAGTATGCGTTTCATCGAGGTGGCGTCAGTGGAGCCAGAGAAACATGTTGTGGCGCTTGCAGATGCTTACTTTTTCCCTCCCTTCCAGCCATCATTGCTTCCAAGAACTAAAGCTGGACCTGTGATCCCTATGAAGCTCCCTCCAAGGCGAGCGAGACTTGTTGTCTACAACAAGACTTCTAATGAGACAAGTGTGTGGATCGTGGAGTTGTCTTCGGTTCATGCTGTCACTCGGGGCGGGCATCACAGGGGGAGAGTGGTTTCCTCGCAAGTGATACCTGATGTCCAGCCACCCATG GATGCGGAAGAATATGCGGAATGTGAAGCGATTGTCAAAGACTTCCCTCCATTCATTGAGGCAATGAAGAGGAGAGGTATCGATGACATGGATCTTGTGATGGTTGATCCCTG GTGTGTGGGTTATCATAGTGAAGCTGACGCTCCTAGTCGTAGGCTTGCGAAGCCTCTTATATACTGTCGAACTGATAGTGACTGCCCAATGGAAAATGGCTATGCTCGTCCAGTTGAGGGAATTTATGTTCTTGTGGACATGCAAAACATGGTGGTGATCGAGTTTGAAGACCGTAAGTTTGTGCCACTTCCCCCACCTGACCCTTTGAGGAATTATACACCAGGTGAGAGCAGAGGGGGTGTTGATAGAAGTGATGTTAAGCCTCTCGAGATTATTCAGCCTGAAGGTCCAAGTTTCCGTGTAAGGGGTTACTTTGTCGAGTGGCAGAAG TGGAACTTTCGTATTGGGTTCACTCCCAGGGAAGGTTTAGTCATACATTCGGTAGCATATGTTGATGGCAGTCGAGGTCGAAGGCCTGTTGCACATAGGCTAAGTTTTGTGGAGATGGTTGTGCCTTATGGTGATCCGAACGAGCCACATTACAGGAAGAATGCTTTTGATGCAGGGGAGGATGGTCTTGGGAAAAACGCACATTCGCTTAAGAAG GGGTGTGACTGTCTGGGATCTATCAAGTACTTTGACGCCCATTTCACAAATTTCACTGGAGGAGTTGAAACAATTGAGAACTGCGTATGCTTGCATGAAGAAGACCATGGGATTTTGTGGAAACATCAGGATTGGAGAACAGGATTGGCTGAAGTGCGAAGATCTAGGAGGCTGACTGTCTCTTTCTTTTGTACTGTGGCTAACTACGAGTATGGATTTTACTGGCACTTCTACCAG GATGGAAAAATCGAAGCTGAAGTAAAACTTACTGGTATCCTCAGTCTAGGAGCGCTGCAGCCAGGAGAAACTCGAAAGTACGGTACTACTATTGCTCCGGGGTTGTATGCACCAGTCCATCAACATTTCTTTATCGCTCGCATGGATATGTCCGTTGACTGTAAACCTGGTGAAGCTTATAACCAG GTAGTTGAGGTAAATGTCAAAGTTGACGAGCCCGGTGAGAACAATATCCACAACAATGCTTTTTACGCAGAAGAGAAGTTACTTAGATCCGAGGCAGAAGCGACGCGTGACTGCGACCCTTTTAGTGCTCGCCATTGGATT GTAAGGAACACAAGGACAGTAAACAGGACGGGTCAGTTAACGGGATACAAACTTGTTCCGGGGTCAAACTGTTTGCCACTAGCTCGACCCGAGGCCAAGTTTCTAAGAAGAGCTGCATTCTTGAAGCATAATCTGTGGGTTACCCGTTATGCACCTGACGAGAAGTTTCCAGGAGGAGAATTCCCAAACCAAAACCCACGTGCTGGTGAAGGTCTCGCTACATGGGTGAAACAGAATCGCTCCCTGGAAGAATCTGATGTCGTTCTCTG GTATGTGTTTGGGATCACACATGTTCCTAGACTTGAAGATTGGCCGGTTATGCCCGTGGAACATATTGGTTTCACGCTAATG CCACATGGATTTTTCAACTGCTCACCGGCCGTAGACGTTCCACCGAATCCTGCATGCGAATTGGATGCTAAGGACAGTGAGGTCAAAGAGGTTGTAGCACCGAAGCCTCTTCAGAGTGGTTTACTTTCAAAGCTTTGA
- the LOC106335180 gene encoding receptor-like serine/threonine-protein kinase SD1-7 isoform X5: protein MSPEYAMDGIFSMKSDVFSFGVLLLEIISGKKNNGFYNSNHDLNLLAFVWRKWKEGKWLEILDPIIIDSSSSTCQAHEILRCIQIGLLCVQERAEDRPVMASVMVMIGSETMAIPDPKRPGFCVGRNPLEIDSSSSTQGNDECTVNQVTLSVIDAR from the exons ATGTCTCCAGAATATGCAATGGACGGGATATTCTCGATGAAGTCGGATGTTTTCAGCTTTGGGGTTTTGCTCCTCGAGATTATAAGTGGCAAGAAAAATAACGGATTCTACAACTCAAACCATGACCTTAATCTCCTCGCCTTT GTGTGGAGGAAATGGAAGGAAGGAAAATGGCTAGAGATCCTAGACCCGATCATCATAGATTCTTCATCGTCAACGTGCCAGGCACATGAAATCTTAAGATGCATACAAATTGGTCTCTTGTGTGTTCAAGAACGTGCTGAAGACAGGCCAGTGATGGCTTCAGTAATGGTGATGATTGGAAGCGAAACTATGGCTATTCCTGACCCTAAACGGCCGGGTTTTTGCGTTGGGAGAAATCCTCTTGAGATTGATTCGTCGTCAAGTACACAGGGCAACGATGAATGTACAGTGAACCAAGTAACACTCTCGGTCATTGACGCTCGATAG